A genome region from Hymenobacter tibetensis includes the following:
- a CDS encoding alpha/beta hydrolase family protein, which yields MLRTLRILLAFLLLTTTAWAQNSDDQYREPLQTVLDQIQQRYGVKIRPDAAMVKDKWVTYAEWRFRPDVEETLKNVLAPFDLQVTKTGDKAYKLKTFQYHLKTPEEGAAQLTYLASQYHDAATWEKRKAELRSCMWQALRLSPMPTKPASKPIITNKRQFDGYTVENVALETLPGLYMTGSVYKPLKVKGKVPVIISPDGHFGDGRYRADAQKRCATLARMGAMVYSYDLFAWGESLLQFKGEDHRRSLAMTVQALNGERALDYLLSLKNADKTRVAITGGSGGGSQTMLLTALDDRIKVSVPVVMLSTYHSGGCPCESGQPVHLCGSGTNNAELAAMAAPRPQLAITDGGDWTAQTPQVAYPYLQKLYGYYGKTDLVQNAHFPKEGHDYGANKRQAMYKFLAQHLALNLSAAEDANGKLDESKVTIEKEEAQKVFGPKGELLPANAIHSFEALQALFNKTSPVIPTAEAKN from the coding sequence ATGCTCCGAACCCTCCGCATCCTTCTTGCTTTCCTGCTGCTGACCACCACGGCCTGGGCTCAGAACTCCGACGATCAGTACCGGGAGCCGCTGCAAACGGTGCTCGACCAGATTCAGCAACGCTACGGCGTGAAAATCAGGCCCGATGCGGCCATGGTGAAAGACAAGTGGGTGACGTACGCCGAGTGGCGTTTTCGGCCGGATGTAGAGGAAACGTTGAAAAACGTGCTGGCGCCGTTTGATCTGCAAGTCACCAAAACCGGCGACAAAGCCTACAAGCTCAAGACCTTCCAGTACCACCTGAAAACGCCTGAGGAAGGCGCCGCGCAATTGACCTACCTCGCCAGCCAGTACCACGATGCGGCCACCTGGGAAAAGCGCAAAGCAGAGTTGCGCAGCTGCATGTGGCAGGCACTTCGGCTCTCACCCATGCCAACCAAGCCCGCCAGCAAGCCCATCATCACCAACAAGCGGCAGTTTGACGGCTACACCGTAGAAAACGTGGCGCTGGAAACCCTGCCCGGCCTCTATATGACCGGCTCGGTGTACAAGCCGCTGAAAGTGAAAGGTAAAGTGCCAGTCATCATCAGCCCGGATGGGCACTTTGGCGACGGGCGCTACCGGGCCGATGCGCAAAAGCGCTGCGCTACGCTGGCCCGCATGGGGGCTATGGTGTACAGCTACGATTTGTTTGCCTGGGGCGAGTCGTTGCTGCAATTCAAGGGTGAAGACCACCGCCGCAGCCTCGCCATGACGGTACAGGCCCTGAACGGCGAGCGTGCCCTCGACTATTTGCTGTCGTTGAAAAACGCCGACAAAACCCGCGTGGCCATCACCGGCGGCTCGGGCGGCGGCAGCCAAACCATGCTGCTTACCGCCCTCGATGACCGGATCAAAGTAAGCGTGCCCGTGGTGATGCTTTCCACTTACCATAGTGGCGGTTGTCCGTGCGAAAGTGGCCAGCCGGTGCACCTCTGCGGCAGTGGCACCAACAACGCCGAACTGGCCGCCATGGCCGCTCCACGTCCCCAACTCGCCATCACCGACGGCGGCGACTGGACCGCCCAAACCCCCCAAGTCGCCTATCCTTACCTCCAGAAACTCTACGGCTACTACGGCAAAACCGACCTCGTGCAGAACGCCCACTTCCCGAAAGAAGGCCATGACTACGGTGCCAACAAGCGCCAAGCCATGTACAAGTTCCTGGCCCAGCACCTTGCCCTGAACCTGTCCGCCGCCGAAGACGCCAACGGCAAGCTGGACGAGTCGAAGGTGACGATAGAGAAGGAAGAAGCCCAGAAAGTATTCGGTCCGAAAGGCGAGCTGCTGCCCGCCAACGCCATCCACAGCTTCGAGGCATTGCAAGCCCTATTCAACAAAACCTCACCTGTCATCCCTACGGCAGAGGCGAAAAACTAG
- a CDS encoding right-handed parallel beta-helix repeat-containing protein, protein MTDGILRKTLFIFLNLLAANTQAADIWVAPNGSDRNSGTADKPLATLNMALRQARDLRRLHDASVNNGVHIWVKGGEYWLMEPWFFRPEDSGTAESPTIVEAAPGEQPVLSGGVSVKGWRKLTAAPAGLPKAAQGQVWVADARLVGGRKLDFRQLWVNGRKATRARTPNNDNLPRLLTWDTDKRETTIPATALSGVKQPGQLEMVLHQMWAVNVLRVKTLTVQADKARVTFQEPESRIQFEHPWPRPIINGKNGSSAFYLTNAIELLDQPGEWYYDAIRGQVLYWPRAGENLSTAQVVAPALETVLRVEGTLDQPVSHVQFKGLTFAYTTWLRPSHQGHVPLQAGMYLLDGYSLAKPGTPDKAGLENQAWIGRPPAGVELQGADHTRFERCQFLHMGATALDYQSGTHDDVVAGCTFRDVAVNGIQVGKFSDESVETHLPYNPKDEREICANELLENNFLTDCGNEDWGAVGIAAGFVRNTTIRHNEISKVPYTGISVGWGWTKTANCMRDNRVTANYIHHYAQHTYDVAGVYTLSAQPGTTITENRVEDIAHAPYVHDPDHWFYLYLDEGSSNITVQDNWCPAEKFLANANGPGNVWKNNGPMVSDAIKQAAGLEPKYRALRTGTVPTEAKKK, encoded by the coding sequence ATGACAGACGGTATCCTTCGGAAAACCTTATTCATATTCCTCAACCTGCTGGCAGCCAACACCCAAGCGGCTGACATCTGGGTGGCGCCGAATGGCTCGGACCGCAACTCCGGTACTGCCGACAAGCCGCTGGCCACGCTGAACATGGCGCTGCGCCAGGCCCGCGACCTGCGCCGCTTGCACGATGCTTCGGTAAATAACGGCGTGCACATCTGGGTAAAGGGTGGCGAATACTGGCTAATGGAACCATGGTTTTTTCGCCCCGAAGACTCTGGTACAGCCGAAAGTCCGACGATAGTAGAGGCGGCGCCCGGTGAGCAGCCAGTGCTGAGCGGTGGCGTGTCGGTGAAGGGCTGGCGCAAGCTGACTGCTGCGCCGGCCGGGCTGCCTAAGGCGGCGCAGGGGCAGGTGTGGGTCGCCGATGCACGGTTGGTAGGTGGCCGGAAGCTGGATTTTCGCCAGTTGTGGGTGAACGGACGCAAAGCCACTCGTGCCCGCACCCCCAACAACGACAACCTGCCCCGCCTGCTCACCTGGGACACCGACAAGCGCGAAACCACGATACCCGCTACCGCTTTGAGCGGCGTGAAGCAGCCTGGCCAGCTGGAAATGGTGCTGCACCAGATGTGGGCCGTGAACGTGCTACGCGTGAAAACCTTAACCGTGCAAGCCGACAAAGCCCGCGTGACGTTCCAAGAGCCCGAAAGCCGCATCCAATTCGAGCATCCCTGGCCCCGGCCCATCATCAACGGCAAAAACGGCAGCTCGGCCTTCTACCTCACCAACGCCATCGAACTGCTCGACCAGCCCGGCGAGTGGTACTACGACGCCATCCGCGGGCAGGTACTGTATTGGCCCCGCGCCGGCGAAAACCTGAGCACCGCCCAAGTGGTAGCGCCGGCGCTGGAAACCGTGCTACGCGTGGAAGGCACCCTCGACCAGCCAGTAAGCCACGTGCAATTCAAAGGCCTGACCTTTGCCTACACCACTTGGCTGCGGCCCTCGCACCAAGGCCACGTACCGTTGCAGGCCGGCATGTATCTGCTGGATGGCTACTCACTGGCCAAGCCCGGCACACCTGATAAGGCTGGCCTCGAAAACCAGGCGTGGATTGGTCGGCCGCCTGCGGGGGTGGAACTGCAAGGCGCGGACCACACGCGCTTCGAGCGGTGCCAGTTCCTGCATATGGGCGCCACAGCGCTGGACTATCAAAGCGGCACCCACGACGATGTAGTTGCTGGCTGCACCTTCCGCGACGTGGCCGTGAACGGCATTCAAGTGGGCAAGTTCTCCGACGAAAGCGTGGAAACGCACCTGCCCTACAACCCCAAAGACGAGCGGGAAATTTGCGCCAACGAGCTGCTGGAAAACAACTTCCTGACCGACTGCGGCAACGAAGATTGGGGTGCCGTGGGCATTGCCGCCGGCTTTGTGCGCAACACCACCATCCGCCACAACGAAATCAGTAAGGTGCCCTACACCGGCATCAGTGTGGGCTGGGGCTGGACCAAAACCGCCAACTGCATGCGCGACAACCGTGTGACAGCCAACTACATCCACCACTACGCCCAACACACCTACGACGTGGCCGGCGTCTACACGCTGTCGGCGCAGCCGGGCACCACCATCACCGAAAACCGGGTGGAGGATATTGCCCATGCGCCCTACGTACACGACCCCGACCACTGGTTTTACCTCTACCTCGATGAGGGTTCCTCAAACATCACGGTGCAGGACAACTGGTGCCCCGCCGAGAAGTTCCTAGCCAATGCCAACGGCCCCGGCAACGTCTGGAAAAACAACGGCCCGATGGTATCCGACGCCATCAAGCAAGCCGCCGGCCTAGAGCCGAAGTACCGAGCATTGCGCACTGGAACCGTACCGACCGAAGCCAAGAAAAAGTAA
- a CDS encoding alpha-L-rhamnosidase-related protein, which produces MLETHFLKRFTTTAAVLALLTANTIQAQQATKATWIWYPGDYEIWLSNQMQNRRTERGTFFPPFWRLDSHYPLIDFHQDFELKAAEEVELRAEGQYNVKLDGKLLSGSPTRLTVPAGKHRLNIKVYNQAHVPTVFVRGKTIGTDSNWLVTYEDKEWIDASGKVSDQSGTTWLTAGSWNFNEAQALPSTFKLKTEPQRAASVTRTAGGGMLVDFGRETFGYVQLHGLQGKGQTTLYFGESKEEALSTEGCETLERMDVNQPQKGEKLTSLSKAFRFVNIQPEAGVTLDSVSMLYEYAPVVERGQFRCSDDQLNKIWDVAAYTMHLNTREFFIDGIKRDRWVWSGDAYQSYLMNYYLYFDTPAVNRTTFALRGKDPVTSHVNTIMDYTFYWFIGIYDAYQYTGDKTVVTQLYPRMQSLMDYCLSRRNKDGLMEGLAGDWVFIDWADGLSKKGEVSFEQLLLCRSLESMALCANLVNDQAGAQKYQQLATDLKAKIFATYWNQSKGALVHSRVNGQPTDNVTRYANMFAIFFDYLNNEQEQQVKKSVLLNPQVAKITTPYMRFYELEALCALGEQPYVLKEMKSYWGGMLNEGATSFWEEYDPAKKGTEHLSMYGRPFGKSLCHAWGASPIYLLGKYYLGVKPLSAGYATYEVVPNLGGLQWMEGTVPTPQGDIAVRATPKQLKVKGAVGTGTLRFQSKTKPSCKGAKIRAKGNGQYELQLEKGREYVVIYQAV; this is translated from the coding sequence ATGCTAGAAACCCACTTCCTAAAGCGCTTCACCACAACAGCCGCCGTGTTGGCTCTGCTCACCGCCAATACCATCCAGGCCCAGCAAGCCACTAAGGCCACCTGGATTTGGTACCCCGGCGACTATGAAATCTGGCTGAGCAATCAGATGCAGAACCGTCGCACCGAGCGGGGTACGTTCTTTCCGCCGTTCTGGCGGCTTGATAGCCACTATCCGCTTATCGATTTTCACCAGGATTTCGAGTTGAAGGCGGCCGAGGAAGTGGAGTTGCGCGCTGAGGGCCAGTACAACGTGAAGCTCGACGGCAAACTGCTGTCTGGCTCACCTACGCGCCTGACGGTGCCGGCAGGCAAGCACCGGCTCAACATCAAAGTCTACAACCAAGCCCACGTGCCGACGGTGTTCGTGCGCGGCAAAACCATCGGGACGGACAGTAACTGGCTGGTGACCTACGAGGACAAGGAGTGGATTGACGCGTCGGGCAAGGTGTCGGACCAATCGGGTACGACGTGGCTGACGGCTGGCAGCTGGAACTTCAATGAGGCGCAGGCGCTACCTTCCACCTTCAAGCTCAAGACCGAGCCGCAACGGGCCGCCAGCGTTACGCGCACAGCGGGCGGCGGCATGCTAGTGGATTTCGGGCGCGAAACCTTCGGGTACGTGCAGCTGCACGGGTTGCAAGGCAAGGGGCAAACCACGCTGTATTTCGGCGAATCCAAGGAAGAGGCGCTGAGCACCGAGGGCTGTGAAACGCTGGAGCGCATGGACGTGAACCAGCCGCAGAAAGGCGAGAAGCTGACTTCGCTGTCGAAGGCGTTTCGGTTTGTGAACATCCAGCCGGAGGCGGGCGTGACGCTGGATTCGGTGTCGATGTTGTATGAGTACGCGCCGGTGGTGGAGCGGGGCCAGTTTCGGTGCTCCGACGACCAGCTGAACAAGATCTGGGACGTGGCGGCCTACACCATGCACTTGAACACGCGGGAGTTTTTCATCGACGGTATAAAGCGCGACCGGTGGGTATGGTCGGGCGACGCCTACCAGAGCTACCTGATGAACTACTACCTGTACTTCGACACGCCGGCGGTGAACCGCACTACCTTCGCGCTGCGTGGCAAAGACCCCGTGACCAGCCACGTCAACACCATTATGGACTACACGTTTTACTGGTTCATCGGCATCTACGACGCCTACCAGTACACCGGCGACAAAACCGTGGTGACGCAGCTCTACCCGCGCATGCAAAGCCTGATGGACTACTGCCTCTCGCGCCGCAACAAAGACGGCCTGATGGAGGGCCTGGCCGGCGACTGGGTGTTCATCGACTGGGCCGACGGCCTGAGCAAAAAGGGTGAAGTGAGCTTCGAGCAGTTGCTCTTGTGCCGCAGCCTGGAAAGCATGGCCCTGTGCGCCAACCTCGTAAACGACCAGGCCGGCGCGCAGAAATACCAGCAGCTCGCCACCGACCTCAAAGCGAAAATCTTCGCCACTTACTGGAACCAGAGCAAAGGCGCGCTGGTGCACAGCCGCGTGAACGGCCAGCCCACCGACAACGTGACACGCTACGCCAATATGTTCGCCATCTTCTTCGACTACCTCAACAACGAGCAGGAGCAGCAGGTGAAGAAGTCGGTGCTGCTGAACCCGCAGGTAGCTAAAATCACCACGCCCTACATGCGTTTCTATGAGCTGGAAGCCCTCTGCGCGCTGGGCGAGCAGCCCTACGTGCTCAAGGAAATGAAGAGCTATTGGGGTGGCATGCTCAATGAAGGCGCTACGTCTTTCTGGGAAGAATACGACCCCGCCAAGAAGGGCACCGAGCACCTGAGCATGTACGGCCGGCCTTTCGGCAAGAGCCTGTGCCACGCCTGGGGTGCCAGCCCGATTTACCTGCTGGGCAAGTATTACCTCGGCGTGAAGCCCCTCTCGGCAGGCTATGCCACCTACGAAGTGGTGCCCAACCTCGGCGGCCTGCAATGGATGGAAGGCACGGTACCCACGCCCCAAGGCGACATTGCGGTGCGCGCTACGCCTAAGCAGTTGAAAGTGAAGGGTGCTGTTGGTACTGGCACGTTGCGTTTCCAGAGCAAGACCAAGCCGAGCTGCAAAGGCGCGAAAATCCGGGCGAAAGGCAACGGGCAGTATGAGTTGCAGTTGGAAAAAGGCCGCGAGTACGTGGTGATTTATCAGGCGGTGTAA
- a CDS encoding L-rhamnose mutarotase, which translates to MLVTLLLVLFQGLGAQAQTSEKASIVEIIGAGKTPLAAENLVALCRKHQVPATGVYYWQNHLVAYGKTENIRALHKNLAAIYAGSTVKLYNAPFYKFDRQRCPDKTTARQWDNILLTCNLVEDKTKQQEYMQYHATQFKQWPEVATGFCNASFQQLLVFRQGRQLMLVISIPKGASLDELNPRTTLNNPRVDDWNALMKQYQTGLPGTKPGEAWVFLQPVAPAVRQLAPIKK; encoded by the coding sequence TTGCTGGTAACCCTTCTGTTAGTGTTGTTTCAGGGCCTAGGCGCTCAGGCACAGACAAGTGAAAAAGCGTCGATAGTTGAGATTATCGGTGCTGGCAAAACGCCTTTGGCAGCAGAAAACCTGGTGGCGCTGTGCCGCAAGCACCAGGTGCCGGCCACTGGTGTGTACTACTGGCAAAACCACCTAGTGGCTTACGGTAAGACGGAGAATATTCGGGCGCTGCACAAGAACCTCGCGGCTATTTATGCGGGTAGCACCGTCAAGCTCTACAACGCGCCATTCTACAAATTCGACCGGCAGCGCTGCCCCGACAAAACCACCGCCCGGCAGTGGGACAACATCCTGCTGACCTGCAACCTGGTGGAGGACAAAACCAAGCAGCAGGAGTACATGCAGTACCACGCCACCCAGTTCAAACAGTGGCCCGAAGTAGCCACCGGCTTCTGCAACGCCAGCTTCCAGCAGCTATTAGTGTTCCGCCAGGGCCGCCAGCTGATGCTGGTTATCAGCATCCCGAAAGGCGCCAGCCTAGACGAACTGAACCCGCGCACCACCTTGAACAACCCGCGCGTGGACGACTGGAACGCCCTGATGAAGCAGTACCAAACCGGCCTACCCGGCACCAAGCCCGGCGAGGCCTGGGTGTTCTTGCAGCCCGTTGCGCCGGCAGTGAGGCAACTAGCACCCATCAAAAAGTAA
- a CDS encoding Gfo/Idh/MocA family protein, producing MLNLGILGLGEGRSTMSAALNSPNLTLKTICDRNEELCRQRVDEFQFMGQVTAQYQDMLDDPEIDAIAIYTPDHLHAEHVAQALRAGKHVVCTKPFIDDLSKANELLALAEQSGKKVFIGQSSRFFEPMKRQRADYEAGLIGELISIESYYHADHRWFLAKGWSLENSFKWLYGGLSHPVDFIRWYLPNIEEVMGYGILSSNGREGGLKNPDTMHFIFKATDGRVARVSGCYTGPVQPVQRDSEMSCILRGTEGASQGDYMDLRYAITDKTGEERLITWEHKLKHYFRFEGKSHHAGEYQNYLDYFADSINQNFTAYPDIREGIGTVALLQAMDRALTTGQPVKVQNILKENGL from the coding sequence ATGTTGAACCTAGGAATATTGGGCCTGGGCGAAGGCCGCAGCACCATGTCGGCCGCGCTGAATAGCCCCAACTTGACGCTCAAAACCATCTGCGACCGAAACGAGGAATTGTGCCGCCAGCGGGTCGATGAGTTTCAGTTTATGGGCCAGGTCACGGCGCAGTACCAAGACATGCTCGACGATCCGGAAATCGATGCCATTGCCATCTACACGCCCGACCACCTGCACGCCGAGCACGTGGCGCAGGCGTTGCGCGCCGGTAAGCACGTCGTCTGCACCAAGCCGTTTATCGACGACCTATCCAAGGCCAACGAGTTGTTGGCGCTGGCTGAGCAATCGGGTAAAAAGGTCTTTATCGGCCAAAGTTCCCGGTTTTTCGAGCCCATGAAGCGCCAGCGCGCCGACTACGAAGCCGGCCTGATTGGTGAGCTAATCAGCATCGAGAGCTACTACCACGCCGACCACCGCTGGTTTCTGGCCAAAGGCTGGTCCTTAGAAAACAGCTTCAAGTGGCTCTACGGTGGCCTCAGTCACCCCGTGGATTTCATCCGGTGGTACTTGCCCAACATCGAGGAAGTAATGGGCTACGGCATACTCAGTTCCAACGGGCGCGAAGGCGGCCTCAAGAACCCCGACACCATGCACTTCATCTTCAAAGCCACCGACGGCCGCGTGGCCCGCGTGAGCGGCTGCTACACCGGCCCCGTGCAGCCCGTGCAGCGCGACTCAGAAATGAGCTGCATCCTGCGCGGCACCGAGGGCGCCAGCCAAGGCGACTACATGGACCTGCGGTACGCCATTACCGATAAAACGGGGGAGGAGCGCCTCATCACCTGGGAGCACAAGCTCAAGCACTACTTCCGCTTCGAAGGCAAGAGCCACCACGCCGGCGAGTACCAAAACTACCTCGACTACTTCGCCGATTCCATCAACCAGAACTTCACCGCCTACCCTGATATCCGCGAAGGCATCGGCACCGTGGCACTGCTCCAAGCCATGGACCGCGCCCTCACCACCGGCCAGCCGGTGAAAGTGCAGAATATTCTAAAGGAAAACGGGCTGTAA
- a CDS encoding GIY-YIG nuclease family protein yields MSYCVYLLTNPARTVLYTGVTNDLERRLYEHSQGLGNAGKFTGRYQCNLLVYFEICPDARQAIVREKEIKGWSRAKKEALITAFNPDWNPIDLRTWTE; encoded by the coding sequence ATGAGCTACTGCGTCTACCTGCTGACAAACCCTGCTCGCACCGTCCTATACACTGGCGTTACAAATGACTTGGAGCGCCGACTGTACGAGCACTCCCAAGGGTTAGGAAACGCGGGCAAGTTCACCGGTCGATACCAGTGCAATCTGCTGGTGTACTTTGAAATATGCCCGGATGCTCGGCAGGCTATTGTTCGTGAGAAAGAAATAAAGGGTTGGAGCCGGGCTAAGAAAGAAGCCTTGATTACAGCATTTAATCCGGACTGGAACCCTATCGATTTACGCACTTGGACTGAGTGA
- a CDS encoding sodium:solute symporter family transporter, translated as MGNNLLGRLTIWDYAIVAAYLVILFAIGYRASFSKKAKTEESLFLANKSLGWASIGFNMWGTNVGPSMLLAFASIGYSTGIVAVNFEWYAFVFLFLLAVVFAPRYLAANVSTMPGFMGRQFGDSTQNILAWYALIKILISWLSLGLFSGGVLVRQILGIPMWQSVIVLVLFAGFFTFAGGLKAIAKVNVFQMLLLIGVSLTLTVIGVMKVGGLSKLWHSVPSHYWNLVQPASDPKYPWYAILLGYPVSAVAFFCTDQAMVQSVLGAKSLEQGQLGVNFIGWLKILSLPLFILTGVICYVLFPNLASPDQAYMTMVTTLFPAGMKGLVIVVLIAVLVGTISSSLNALSTVFVMDVYARNINPQATEKDVVRVGRLTVLVGCAFAVLVALAIDSVKGLNLFDVFQAVLGFIAPPLAVVFLLTVFWQRTTQRAVNGILSVGSAFSLGVGVVYLWVLPPSEYSFWPHYLVLSFLIFAVLFVAAVLVSLTDPAGQAARQAVDYGVLAKPTPRVRLLWASLAVVMVGLYIVFNGH; from the coding sequence ATGGGCAACAATCTACTCGGCCGGCTTACCATCTGGGACTACGCTATTGTGGCGGCGTACCTTGTTATCCTGTTCGCTATTGGCTACCGAGCCAGCTTCTCGAAAAAAGCGAAAACTGAGGAATCGTTGTTTCTGGCGAACAAGTCGCTGGGGTGGGCCAGCATTGGGTTCAACATGTGGGGCACCAACGTGGGGCCTTCTATGCTGCTGGCGTTTGCTAGTATCGGGTACAGCACGGGCATTGTGGCGGTGAATTTCGAGTGGTACGCCTTTGTGTTTCTGTTTCTGCTGGCGGTGGTGTTTGCGCCGCGTTATTTGGCCGCCAATGTGAGTACCATGCCCGGCTTCATGGGTCGGCAGTTCGGCGACTCGACGCAAAATATCCTGGCCTGGTACGCCCTGATCAAGATTCTGATTTCGTGGCTGTCGTTGGGCTTGTTCTCGGGCGGGGTGCTGGTGCGCCAGATTCTGGGTATTCCGATGTGGCAATCGGTGATTGTACTGGTGCTGTTTGCGGGCTTTTTCACGTTTGCCGGTGGCTTGAAGGCCATTGCCAAGGTGAACGTGTTTCAGATGCTGCTACTCATCGGCGTTTCACTCACACTGACGGTTATTGGGGTGATGAAAGTGGGCGGCCTGAGTAAGTTGTGGCACAGCGTACCGAGCCACTACTGGAACCTGGTGCAGCCCGCTTCCGACCCGAAATACCCGTGGTACGCCATTCTGCTGGGCTACCCGGTGTCGGCGGTGGCGTTTTTCTGTACCGATCAGGCCATGGTGCAGTCGGTGCTGGGGGCCAAGAGCCTGGAACAGGGGCAGTTGGGCGTGAACTTCATCGGATGGCTGAAAATCCTGTCGTTGCCGCTGTTCATCCTCACCGGTGTCATCTGCTATGTGCTGTTCCCCAACCTCGCCAGCCCCGACCAAGCCTACATGACGATGGTGACCACCCTGTTTCCGGCCGGTATGAAAGGCTTGGTTATCGTGGTGCTGATTGCAGTGCTGGTGGGCACTATCAGCTCGTCACTCAATGCCCTGAGCACCGTGTTTGTCATGGACGTGTACGCCCGCAACATCAACCCCCAAGCCACCGAAAAGGACGTGGTGCGCGTAGGTCGCCTGACAGTGCTAGTGGGTTGCGCCTTCGCCGTACTCGTGGCCCTGGCCATCGACTCAGTGAAAGGCCTCAACCTATTCGACGTATTTCAGGCGGTACTCGGGTTCATTGCGCCGCCGCTGGCCGTGGTGTTCCTGCTCACGGTGTTCTGGCAGCGTACCACCCAGCGGGCCGTAAACGGCATTCTGTCGGTAGGCTCGGCGTTTAGTTTGGGCGTGGGCGTGGTGTATTTGTGGGTGCTGCCGCCCAGTGAGTACAGCTTCTGGCCGCACTATCTGGTACTGTCGTTTCTCATCTTCGCCGTGCTGTTCGTGGCCGCCGTGCTGGTTTCCCTCACCGACCCCGCCGGCCAGGCCGCCCGCCAGGCCGTGGACTACGGCGTGCTGGCCAAGCCTACCCCGCGGGTGCGCCTGCTGTGGGCCTCGCTGGCCGTGGTGATGGTGGGGCTGTACATCGTGTTCAATGGGCACTAG